The following coding sequences are from one Streptomyces sp. NBC_01485 window:
- a CDS encoding TetR/AcrR family transcriptional regulator encodes MVEEKKAEPSLRERKKQATRQRISNVATGLFFERGFDEVTVAEVARAADVSAMTVFNYFPRKEDLFLDRIPEAVEMFTEAVRQRGPAESPFTALRALALQLIDQQHPLGGLHDNFPHFWRIVIDSPALSARAREGVEEVEEALARTLVETAPELSDPHLAAAMTIAAYRSLYVTTARRLLAGERAATVANEHRARMEAAFDALEGVFGTG; translated from the coding sequence ATGGTGGAGGAAAAGAAAGCGGAACCGTCCCTTCGGGAGCGCAAGAAGCAGGCCACGCGGCAACGGATCTCGAACGTGGCGACCGGCCTGTTCTTCGAGCGCGGCTTCGACGAGGTGACGGTCGCGGAGGTCGCGAGGGCGGCGGACGTGTCCGCGATGACCGTCTTCAACTACTTCCCGCGCAAGGAGGACCTCTTCCTCGACCGCATCCCCGAGGCCGTGGAGATGTTCACGGAAGCGGTTCGACAACGCGGGCCCGCCGAGAGCCCGTTCACCGCCCTCCGCGCCCTCGCGCTTCAACTCATCGACCAGCAGCACCCGTTGGGCGGCCTCCACGACAACTTCCCGCACTTCTGGCGGATCGTCATCGACTCGCCCGCACTGAGCGCCCGCGCCCGCGAGGGCGTCGAGGAGGTGGAAGAGGCCCTGGCACGGACCCTCGTAGAGACCGCCCCCGAACTTTCCGACCCGCACCTCGCGGCCGCCATGACGATCGCGGCCTACCGCTCGCTCTACGTCACCACCGCGCGCCGCCTCCTCGCGGGAGAGCGGGCGGCGACCGTCGCAAACGAACACCGGGCGCGGATGGAGGCGGCCTTCGACGCGCTGGAGGGGGTGTTCGGGACCGGCTGA
- a CDS encoding FAD-dependent oxidoreductase — translation MDMEMGTDTEMGTEYDVVVVGAGPVGLMLACELALGGVRTLVVERLAEVDETIKAGGINSPTAVALYRRGLLPALAEAQETAMSLFREFRGFRGFRGFRGLQEAQKARGEDGGAGAVPLPRFAGHFGGIMLDARLLDDSDPDFADLGPVDGIRLVPQATLERLLGERARELGVEVRRQVEVTGFDAGHADGSDGDGVTVRLTPGRDVRAGWLVGCDGGRSTVRKLAGFGFPGTPPEITGYQAIADLTGTEGLRSGWQTTDVGTYAHGPMPGRILTVEFDGPPADRETPVTIEELQASVRRVTGVDVTVDKVRSITRFTDNCRQTSSYRAGRVLLAGDAAHVHSPFGGQGLNLGIGDAMNLGWKLAAVVRGHAPEGLLDSYTRERHPIGAWVLEWTRAQVALMRPESHARALRKVVIGMTETVDGTTHLAKRISGVWQHYDLPGDHPLVGRSAPDLELADGTRLADHLHTGRPLLLDLADDPKLRARAEGHGDRVDVRTVAAPARPQLTALLVRPDGYVAWAADTERLPENAENTEGTQGTEGTEGAKDPGDTLEAALERWFGAPAR, via the coding sequence ATGGACATGGAGATGGGGACTGACACGGAGATGGGTACGGAGTACGACGTTGTCGTGGTCGGTGCCGGGCCGGTCGGGCTGATGCTGGCGTGCGAGCTGGCGCTCGGCGGGGTGCGGACGCTGGTCGTCGAGCGGCTGGCCGAGGTGGACGAGACGATCAAGGCGGGCGGGATCAACTCCCCGACCGCCGTCGCCCTCTACCGACGCGGACTGCTGCCCGCGCTCGCGGAGGCCCAGGAGACGGCGATGAGCCTTTTCCGGGAGTTCCGGGGGTTCCGGGGGTTCCGGGGGTTCCGGGGGTTGCAGGAGGCGCAGAAGGCCCGGGGCGAGGACGGCGGCGCGGGGGCGGTGCCGCTGCCGAGGTTCGCCGGGCACTTCGGCGGGATCATGCTCGACGCCCGCCTGCTGGACGACTCGGACCCGGACTTCGCGGACCTCGGACCGGTCGACGGCATCCGTCTGGTCCCCCAGGCGACGCTGGAGCGGCTGCTCGGCGAACGCGCCCGGGAACTGGGCGTGGAGGTGCGCCGCCAGGTCGAAGTGACCGGCTTCGACGCCGGACACGCTGACGGCTCCGACGGCGACGGCGTCACCGTACGCCTCACGCCCGGGCGGGACGTGCGCGCGGGCTGGCTCGTCGGATGCGACGGCGGGCGCAGCACCGTCCGCAAGCTCGCCGGGTTCGGCTTCCCGGGCACGCCCCCGGAGATCACCGGCTACCAGGCGATCGCCGACCTGACCGGCACCGAGGGGCTGCGCAGCGGCTGGCAGACGACGGACGTCGGGACGTACGCGCATGGTCCGATGCCCGGCCGCATCCTGACCGTGGAGTTCGACGGGCCGCCCGCCGACCGCGAAACTCCCGTCACCATCGAGGAGTTGCAGGCCAGTGTGCGCCGCGTGACCGGTGTGGACGTGACGGTGGACAAGGTGCGCTCGATCACCCGGTTCACCGACAACTGCCGCCAGACGAGCAGTTATCGCGCGGGCCGGGTGCTGCTCGCGGGCGACGCGGCGCATGTGCACTCGCCGTTCGGCGGGCAGGGGCTCAACCTGGGCATCGGGGACGCGATGAACCTCGGCTGGAAACTCGCGGCGGTGGTGCGCGGGCACGCCCCCGAGGGCCTGCTCGACTCGTACACACGTGAACGGCATCCGATCGGCGCGTGGGTGCTGGAGTGGACGCGGGCCCAGGTCGCGCTGATGCGCCCCGAGTCGCATGCGCGCGCCCTGCGCAAGGTGGTCATCGGCATGACGGAGACGGTCGACGGCACCACCCACCTGGCCAAGAGGATCTCCGGCGTCTGGCAGCACTACGACCTGCCCGGCGACCACCCGCTCGTCGGCCGCAGCGCCCCCGACCTGGAACTCGCCGACGGCACCCGGCTCGCCGACCACCTGCACACCGGACGCCCCCTGCTGCTCGACCTGGCCGACGACCCGAAGCTGCGCGCCCGCGCGGAGGGCCACGGCGACCGGGTGGACGTCCGCACGGTCGCCGCCCCCGCCCGCCCACAGCTCACGGCACTGCTCGTGCGGCCGGACGGATACGTGGCATGGGCGGCGGACACCGAACGCCTGCCGGAGAACGCAGAGAACACAGAAGGCACGCAGGGCACGGAGGGCACAGAAGGCGCAAAAGACCCAGGGGACACACTGGAGGCGGCGCTGGAACGCTGGTTCGGGGCTCCTGCCCGCTGA
- a CDS encoding RNB domain-containing ribonuclease — translation MPRRHIRVTGAPEAPLRAALTALRTRLDVPAAFPLAVLAEAEHAAQAPALPSYDATDLPFLTLDPPASTDLDQALHLSRQGAGYRVRYAIADVAAFVVPGGLLDAEAHRRVNTLYFPDGKVPLHPAVLSEGAASLLPGKVRPAALWTIDLDADGQAVAVDVRRALVRSRAKLDYAGVQRQIDAGTAEDPLQLLAVVGKLRERLEAERGGISLDVPEQEIIEHDDDHDHAHDHAHDHGHGHDRDRTYELSYRAPLPAEGWNAQLSLLTGMAAADLMLASGTGILRTLPAAPDGAVGRLRRTAHALRIDWPHHVSYARLIRSLDPHDPRHAAFLQECTTLLRGAGYTVFRDGRLPGITTHAAVAAPYTHCTAPLRRLADRHATELCLAAVAGHAPPDWVLAVLDALPKEMAEGGRRANAVERGCVDLVEAALLKDRVGEVFDGYVVDVDERRPTVGTVQLESPAVIGRIDGAPDTALPLGERLRVRLTQADPTARTSPISPASPTASTASTASTASTASTASTASTASTASTASTASTASTASTASTASTASTALTSPAIRFVPA, via the coding sequence ATGCCCCGCCGCCACATCCGCGTGACCGGCGCCCCCGAAGCCCCACTCCGGGCCGCCCTCACCGCACTGCGCACGAGACTCGACGTCCCGGCCGCCTTCCCGCTCGCGGTCCTCGCCGAGGCGGAGCACGCCGCGCAGGCCCCGGCCCTCCCCTCGTACGACGCCACCGACCTTCCCTTCCTCACCCTCGACCCGCCCGCCTCCACCGACCTCGACCAGGCGCTGCACCTCTCCCGGCAGGGCGCCGGCTACCGCGTCCGGTACGCCATCGCAGACGTCGCCGCGTTCGTCGTCCCCGGCGGGCTGCTGGACGCCGAGGCACACCGCCGGGTGAACACCCTCTACTTCCCCGACGGCAAGGTCCCGCTGCATCCGGCCGTGCTCAGCGAGGGCGCCGCCAGTCTGCTGCCCGGCAAGGTCCGCCCGGCCGCGCTGTGGACCATCGACCTCGACGCGGACGGCCAGGCCGTCGCCGTCGACGTCCGCCGTGCCCTCGTCCGCAGCCGCGCCAAGCTCGACTACGCGGGCGTGCAACGGCAGATCGACGCGGGGACCGCCGAGGACCCACTCCAACTTCTCGCCGTCGTAGGAAAGTTGCGGGAGCGGCTGGAGGCGGAGCGAGGCGGGATCTCCCTCGACGTGCCCGAGCAGGAGATCATCGAGCACGACGACGACCATGACCACGCTCATGACCACGCTCATGACCACGGCCATGGCCACGACCGCGACCGCACCTACGAGTTGAGCTACCGCGCCCCGCTGCCCGCCGAGGGCTGGAACGCGCAGCTCTCCCTCCTCACCGGAATGGCCGCGGCCGACCTGATGCTGGCCTCGGGCACGGGCATCCTGCGCACGCTCCCCGCCGCGCCCGACGGCGCTGTCGGCCGCCTGCGCCGCACCGCGCACGCGCTGCGCATCGACTGGCCGCACCATGTCTCGTACGCGCGGCTCATCCGCTCCCTCGACCCGCACGACCCCCGGCACGCGGCCTTCCTCCAGGAGTGCACGACCCTGCTGCGGGGCGCCGGCTACACCGTCTTCCGCGACGGGAGACTCCCCGGCATCACGACCCACGCCGCCGTCGCCGCCCCGTACACCCACTGCACGGCCCCGCTGCGCCGCCTGGCCGACCGGCACGCCACCGAGCTCTGCCTCGCCGCCGTCGCCGGTCACGCCCCGCCCGACTGGGTGCTCGCCGTGCTCGACGCGCTGCCGAAGGAGATGGCGGAGGGCGGGCGGCGCGCGAACGCCGTCGAGCGCGGCTGCGTCGACCTGGTCGAGGCCGCGCTGCTGAAGGACCGGGTCGGCGAGGTGTTCGACGGGTACGTGGTGGACGTGGACGAGCGCCGGCCGACCGTCGGCACCGTCCAACTGGAATCCCCGGCGGTCATCGGCCGCATCGACGGCGCCCCCGACACCGCCCTCCCCCTCGGAGAACGCCTCCGCGTCCGCCTCACCCAGGCCGATCCGACGGCCCGGACGTCCCCGATATCCCCGGCATCTCCGACGGCCTCAACGGCCTCAACGGCCTCAACGGCCTCAACGGCCTCAACGGCCTCAACGGCCTCAACGGCCTCAACGGCCTCAACGGCCTCAACGGCCTCAACGGCCTCAACGGCCTCAACGGCCTCAACGGCCTCAACGGCCTCAACGGCCTTGACGTCCCCGGCGATCCGCTTCGTACCCGCCTGA
- the yaaA gene encoding peroxide stress protein YaaA, translating to MLVLLPPSEGKASFGRGAPLKPEALSLPGLGAAREAVLDELVELCAADEEKAREVLGLSEGLRGEVAKNLELRTAAARPAGEIYTGVLYDALGLASLDAAARRRAARSLLVFSGLWGAVRVTDRIPSYRCSMGVRLPGLGALGAHWRTPMASVLPEAAGDGLVLDLRSAAYAAAWKPKGEVAGRTASVRVLHAPTRKVVSHFNKATKGRIVRSLLTSGIAPKGPAELVEALRDLGYVVEEQAPARSGTSWTLDVLVDEVH from the coding sequence GTGCTCGTCCTGCTGCCGCCCTCCGAAGGCAAGGCGTCCTTTGGACGTGGCGCCCCGCTCAAGCCTGAGGCTCTCTCCCTGCCGGGGCTCGGCGCCGCCCGCGAGGCCGTCCTCGACGAACTTGTCGAGCTGTGCGCGGCCGACGAGGAGAAGGCGCGCGAGGTGCTCGGGCTGAGCGAGGGGCTGCGCGGCGAGGTCGCGAAGAACCTGGAGCTGCGCACGGCGGCCGCCCGGCCGGCCGGGGAGATCTACACGGGGGTCCTGTACGACGCCCTCGGCCTGGCCTCGCTCGACGCGGCGGCGAGGCGGCGCGCGGCCCGCTCGCTGCTCGTCTTCTCGGGGTTGTGGGGCGCCGTCCGGGTGACGGACCGCATCCCGTCGTACCGCTGCTCGATGGGCGTGCGGCTGCCGGGGCTGGGGGCGCTGGGCGCGCACTGGCGCACTCCGATGGCATCCGTGCTGCCCGAGGCGGCGGGGGACGGGCTGGTGCTGGACCTGCGGTCGGCGGCGTACGCGGCCGCGTGGAAGCCGAAGGGCGAGGTCGCGGGGCGGACGGCGAGCGTACGGGTGCTGCACGCGCCGACCCGGAAGGTCGTCAGCCACTTCAACAAGGCGACGAAGGGGCGGATCGTACGGAGCCTGCTGACGTCGGGGATCGCCCCCAAGGGTCCGGCGGAACTGGTGGAGGCGTTGCGGGACCTCGGGTACGTGGTGGAGGAGCAGGCGCCGGCGAGGTCGGGGACTTCGTGGACGCTGGACGTGCTGGTGGACGAGGTGCACTGA